From Methylopila sp. M107, a single genomic window includes:
- a CDS encoding terminase small subunit, giving the protein MRDTKATLQAGNRTRGGSLSQPQGAGLRGPDTSVASENAKGTPLPLEGSATGAELAGLLGIAPRSVRSLAERGVVVRAGRGRYALAASITAYCESLRQTAAGRGGDEAVASLSAERYRLAREQADAMAIKNALSRKQLVSAFEVEKVWRETMQEVRTKLLTIPSRIQQRMSQFTAVDIEAIRLELFDVLHDLAQADQT; this is encoded by the coding sequence ATGCGTGACACCAAAGCAACGTTGCAAGCGGGCAACAGAACGCGCGGCGGGTCCCTGTCTCAGCCGCAGGGCGCGGGTCTGCGCGGCCCCGATACTTCGGTCGCTTCCGAAAATGCGAAGGGGACTCCGCTGCCATTAGAGGGCTCGGCGACAGGCGCTGAGCTTGCGGGACTGCTTGGCATAGCTCCGAGATCGGTTCGCAGTCTTGCCGAACGTGGTGTGGTCGTGAGGGCGGGTCGCGGGCGATACGCTCTCGCGGCATCGATCACGGCCTACTGCGAAAGTCTCCGTCAGACCGCTGCCGGTCGCGGGGGAGACGAAGCCGTCGCTAGCCTATCTGCGGAGCGATATCGGCTGGCGAGGGAGCAAGCCGATGCGATGGCCATTAAAAATGCTCTTTCTCGAAAACAACTCGTTTCTGCTTTCGAAGTTGAGAAAGTTTGGCGAGAGACGATGCAGGAAGTCAGAACGAAATTACTGACCATTCCAAGTCGGATCCAGCAGCGGATGTCTCAATTCACGGCGGTAGATATTGAAGCTATACGTCTTGAGTTGTTTGATGTGCTGCATGATCTAGCTCAGGCAGACCAGACGTGA
- a CDS encoding prohead protease/major capsid protein fusion protein: protein MNDPQWVRPARDEPVAAKRTILRRIPTEAAPLIVRRGLFGPSTFDEAAMTVEATITAFADVQRRDGRGAFVERLLPTGLDTANLVGAPLLDGHRQGGSRDVIGVVQSLRHEPGRLVAVLRLSTADDAAPAVTRIREGMLRGVSVGYRVASWRESVEGGQRIRTATSWAVFEVSAVPVAADPAASFRSRTMEDEIDVIDAPAAEPTVTVTETRAAIRGIARAAGLPTSWADEQIDAEATPNEARAAAFEQMQDRTRRTPRTRTAAPEADPAVQRRAMEDALATRSGVSLDEARAEAARPYLGFSLRDFARSSLEARGVSTVGMNPDALFRAALHTTSDFPQLLTGAGRRTLLASYTAAASVLKTLARQGSRVDFRSGSTLRLGEIGALQRVGEGGEIKSVSRAEAVESYALDTYGALFTISRKALVNDDLGAFNDWAAAAGQAAAQTEASLLWGLLSQSNGAGPVMGDTKRLFHTDRGNLMTGAALSVEALSDARLAMRQQTGLDGKTRIAITPRYLVVGPELETEAEKVLASIYAATTADVNPFSQKLTLFVEPRITDDSWFVFADPASAPILEYSYLSSAPGPQMSEREGWETLSREFRVVLDFGAGALDWRGAVRNPGV, encoded by the coding sequence TTGAACGATCCGCAGTGGGTGCGCCCCGCTCGTGACGAACCCGTCGCGGCTAAGCGCACGATCCTACGGCGCATCCCGACCGAAGCCGCGCCATTGATTGTTCGTCGAGGTTTGTTCGGCCCGAGCACGTTCGACGAAGCGGCCATGACGGTCGAGGCCACGATTACAGCCTTCGCCGACGTTCAACGCCGCGACGGGCGCGGCGCATTCGTCGAGCGGCTTTTGCCGACCGGCCTCGACACCGCGAACCTTGTCGGCGCGCCCTTGCTCGACGGGCATCGGCAGGGCGGAAGCCGCGATGTCATTGGCGTGGTCCAAAGCCTTCGACATGAACCCGGCCGCCTTGTCGCGGTCCTTCGTCTCTCGACCGCAGACGACGCCGCCCCTGCCGTCACGCGCATTCGCGAAGGCATGCTTCGGGGCGTCTCTGTCGGCTACCGCGTGGCCTCGTGGCGCGAGAGCGTCGAGGGCGGCCAACGCATCCGCACCGCTACGTCATGGGCGGTCTTTGAAGTCAGCGCGGTCCCCGTGGCCGCCGATCCCGCAGCGAGCTTTAGGAGTCGCACCATGGAAGACGAAATCGACGTGATCGACGCCCCGGCCGCTGAGCCGACCGTCACTGTCACCGAAACCCGAGCCGCGATCCGTGGCATCGCTCGCGCCGCCGGTCTCCCGACCTCGTGGGCGGATGAGCAGATCGACGCGGAGGCAACGCCGAACGAGGCCCGCGCCGCCGCCTTCGAACAAATGCAGGACCGCACGCGCCGGACGCCCCGCACCCGCACGGCCGCGCCGGAAGCCGATCCGGCCGTCCAGCGCCGCGCGATGGAAGACGCACTTGCGACCCGCTCCGGCGTGTCGCTCGACGAAGCCCGTGCGGAAGCGGCGCGGCCGTACCTGGGCTTCAGCCTTCGCGACTTCGCACGGTCCTCGCTGGAGGCTCGCGGCGTGAGCACGGTCGGCATGAACCCGGATGCGCTATTCCGGGCCGCGCTTCACACCACGAGCGACTTCCCGCAGCTTCTAACGGGTGCGGGCCGCCGCACGTTGCTGGCGTCCTACACGGCCGCCGCATCGGTCCTGAAGACGCTCGCGCGGCAGGGCTCGCGCGTGGACTTTCGCTCTGGATCGACGCTCCGCCTCGGAGAGATCGGCGCGCTCCAACGGGTCGGCGAAGGGGGCGAGATCAAGTCCGTCTCTCGTGCCGAAGCCGTCGAAAGCTATGCGCTCGACACCTACGGCGCGCTGTTCACGATCAGCCGCAAGGCGCTCGTCAACGACGACTTGGGCGCGTTTAACGATTGGGCCGCCGCCGCAGGGCAGGCCGCCGCTCAGACCGAAGCCTCGCTTCTGTGGGGCTTGCTATCGCAGTCCAACGGCGCGGGGCCGGTTATGGGCGACACCAAGCGGCTTTTCCATACCGACCGCGGCAACCTCATGACCGGCGCGGCGCTCAGCGTCGAGGCGCTATCTGACGCCCGCCTCGCCATGCGTCAGCAGACCGGACTAGACGGCAAAACGCGGATCGCGATCACGCCCCGGTACTTGGTCGTAGGGCCGGAACTGGAGACCGAAGCCGAAAAGGTGCTCGCGTCGATCTATGCGGCCACCACCGCTGACGTGAACCCGTTCTCCCAGAAGCTCACGCTTTTCGTGGAGCCCCGGATCACGGACGACTCGTGGTTCGTGTTCGCGGACCCGGCCTCCGCGCCGATCCTCGAATACAGCTATCTGTCGTCGGCTCCCGGTCCGCAGATGTCCGAGCGCGAAGGCTGGGAAACGTTAAGCCGCGAGTTCCGCGTCGTGCTCGACTTCGGCGCGGGCGCGCTCGACTGGCGCGGCGCCGTCCGCAATCCGGGCGTCTGA
- a CDS encoding DUF2190 family protein — MKNFIQRGETVPLVSPTGGVKSGDGVLVGSLFGVANHDAVEGSDVETTLTGVYDLPKSASALGEGAKAYWASGSKTIVGTASGNTLVGAVVRAAAADASTVRVRLNGVTV, encoded by the coding sequence GTGAAAAACTTCATCCAACGCGGCGAAACGGTGCCGCTCGTCTCGCCGACCGGGGGTGTCAAATCCGGTGACGGTGTCCTCGTCGGCTCGCTATTCGGCGTCGCCAATCACGACGCCGTCGAGGGCTCTGACGTCGAGACGACGCTCACGGGCGTCTATGACCTTCCAAAGAGCGCCAGCGCCCTTGGTGAGGGCGCGAAGGCGTATTGGGCATCTGGCTCCAAGACGATCGTCGGGACCGCCTCCGGGAACACGCTCGTCGGTGCCGTCGTACGCGCGGCGGCGGCCGATGCCTCAACCGTCCGGGTCCGCCTCAACGGCGTGACCGTCTGA
- a CDS encoding DUF2750 domain-containing protein translates to MIVNQKQLEAVFALPERKKFEYFIKKVADQEQAWGLYCEGWAMAGTNDGRQVLLLWPAREFAEVCRSAQWERFEPRSISVYDLINNVIPVIKTEGNLIGVLYGPDGRGVIPAFSDFEAALDYELGKF, encoded by the coding sequence ATGATTGTAAATCAGAAGCAACTAGAGGCGGTGTTTGCTCTTCCCGAAAGAAAGAAATTTGAGTATTTTATTAAGAAGGTGGCAGATCAAGAGCAAGCATGGGGCTTGTACTGCGAAGGATGGGCGATGGCTGGCACAAATGACGGACGGCAAGTATTGTTACTGTGGCCTGCTAGGGAATTTGCAGAGGTTTGTCGATCGGCGCAATGGGAGAGATTCGAGCCGCGATCAATAAGTGTATATGATCTCATAAACAATGTAATCCCAGTGATAAAGACTGAAGGAAATTTGATTGGTGTTCTATATGGACCTGATGGCCGGGGAGTGATTCCAGCATTCTCGGATTTCGAGGCGGCGCTGGATTATGAACTGGGTAAATTTTAA
- a CDS encoding phage terminase large subunit family protein, translating into MLAHQYAAVNTVSDLKRRSLQLLQPPAPLSLSDWIERELRLPSDVSAMPGRVRLWVPQRGIADAIGDPTIERVTIVKPVRVGFTTLLTGALASFVANEPAPILALLPTEADCRDYVVSDLEPVFEATPALRGLLSAEADETGRNTLLSRRFAGGSLKIVAAKSPRNLRRHNVRVLLIDEADAMDPGAEGSPITLAERRTLSFANRKIILGSTPTLDGTSNVLRSYARSDRRVFEVPCPECCHFHEIAWANIQWPKGEPRRAHYVCPECGSVVEERHKTAMVEAGQWRATAPEVEGHAGFRLNALVSTLANASWGKLAAEFVDAKKSPDTLQVFVNTILAQGWREAAEEIDEAALAARAEPFELPDVIPADVLVVTAGVDVQRDRLEIVFLGWSRDEIFVLGQSVIWGDPLEDHPWAELDDALKTAWTHPNGGTLRVDAAAVDAGDGATMDRVLSFCHPRFGRRVVAIKGASGNRPAFSMSKARGMRLGIVGVDGVKGQIVSRLTRGRTIRFSNRLEARFFEELSSERVVVRYQRGAPVRIWERIPGRRAESLDCVVYAIAARSLVSVSLDRRAEELASATPPKKSPDVVRSTWMNR; encoded by the coding sequence ATGCTCGCCCATCAATACGCCGCAGTAAATACGGTGTCAGATTTGAAGCGGCGATCGCTTCAATTGTTGCAGCCTCCTGCGCCGCTGAGCTTGTCCGACTGGATTGAACGAGAGCTTCGGCTTCCTAGCGATGTCTCCGCCATGCCCGGCCGGGTGCGCCTATGGGTGCCGCAACGGGGCATCGCCGACGCGATCGGCGACCCGACGATCGAGCGCGTGACGATCGTCAAGCCGGTCCGCGTTGGCTTCACGACGCTCTTGACCGGCGCGCTCGCGAGCTTCGTAGCGAACGAGCCCGCGCCGATCCTCGCGCTTCTTCCGACCGAGGCGGACTGCCGCGACTATGTCGTGTCCGATCTTGAGCCGGTGTTCGAGGCCACGCCGGCGCTCCGCGGGCTGCTGTCGGCCGAAGCCGACGAAACGGGCCGCAATACGCTGCTGAGCCGTCGTTTCGCTGGCGGGTCGCTGAAGATCGTCGCGGCTAAGTCGCCGAGAAATCTCCGCCGGCACAATGTTCGCGTCCTACTGATTGACGAGGCCGACGCGATGGACCCCGGCGCGGAAGGGTCGCCGATCACGCTTGCGGAACGGCGCACGCTCAGCTTCGCAAACCGGAAGATCATCCTCGGATCGACGCCAACGCTAGATGGAACGAGCAACGTGCTGCGGTCCTATGCGCGGTCTGATCGCCGGGTGTTCGAGGTTCCGTGTCCGGAGTGCTGCCACTTTCACGAAATCGCCTGGGCGAATATTCAATGGCCGAAAGGGGAGCCGCGACGGGCGCACTACGTCTGTCCCGAGTGCGGGTCGGTCGTGGAAGAGCGGCACAAGACCGCGATGGTCGAGGCCGGACAGTGGCGTGCGACGGCGCCGGAGGTTGAGGGCCATGCCGGCTTCCGCCTGAATGCGCTCGTCTCGACTCTAGCGAACGCATCGTGGGGGAAGCTCGCGGCCGAGTTCGTAGACGCGAAGAAGAGCCCCGACACACTTCAGGTGTTCGTCAACACGATCCTTGCGCAAGGCTGGCGGGAGGCGGCCGAAGAGATCGACGAGGCGGCGCTTGCGGCCCGAGCCGAGCCATTCGAGCTCCCGGACGTCATCCCGGCGGACGTTCTCGTCGTGACCGCCGGCGTGGACGTCCAGCGCGATCGCTTGGAGATCGTCTTCCTCGGATGGAGCCGCGACGAAATATTCGTGCTTGGGCAATCTGTGATTTGGGGCGATCCGCTCGAAGATCACCCTTGGGCAGAACTCGACGACGCTCTCAAGACGGCGTGGACGCATCCGAACGGGGGGACGCTCCGGGTCGACGCTGCGGCGGTGGACGCCGGCGACGGGGCCACGATGGATCGGGTGCTGAGCTTCTGCCATCCGCGGTTCGGTCGACGCGTCGTCGCGATCAAGGGCGCGTCGGGAAATCGGCCGGCGTTCTCGATGAGTAAGGCCCGCGGCATGCGGCTCGGTATCGTGGGTGTGGACGGCGTCAAAGGGCAGATCGTCTCCCGATTGACCCGCGGCCGGACAATCCGTTTTAGCAACCGGCTCGAAGCGAGGTTTTTTGAGGAGTTATCGAGCGAGCGGGTGGTCGTACGATATCAGCGGGGCGCACCGGTTCGAATATGGGAGCGCATCCCCGGACGGCGGGCGGAGAGCCTCGACTGCGTCGTGTATGCGATCGCGGCCCGATCGCTTGTCAGCGTCAGCCTCGACCGGCGTGCGGAAGAGCTCGCTAGCGCGACGCCACCGAAAAAGTCGCCAGACGTCGTCCGTTCCACTTGGATGAACCGTTAA
- a CDS encoding secretin N-terminal domain-containing protein → MGFAEAGSGRLTKGEVAVSADLSTNSLVVIAKPDDYQLVEAAIRRLDVQPAQVLIEATIFEVQLNDTLRHGVRWYFEQGNHSALLTEGGRNLGGAEAGFNYVFQVPKAKVVLNALESMTKLEVISSPALTVLDNQTATLKVGDQVPIATRSAQDITSRNAPLVNDIEMKDTGIILSVTPRVNAGGLVQLDIAQEVSDVVKTTSSGINSPTIRQRSVNSSVAVHSGAEIILGGLISRRREEGRTGLPVLKDIPVLGEAFTSNALRDNSRNELLIIIRPIVMANKSDVYAVTQEIKARMSGISGLQAKPIRTKY, encoded by the coding sequence ATGGGGTTTGCTGAGGCGGGCTCCGGACGGCTGACCAAGGGCGAGGTCGCGGTCAGCGCGGATCTGTCGACCAACTCGCTGGTGGTTATCGCCAAGCCCGACGACTACCAGCTGGTCGAGGCCGCGATCCGGCGGCTCGACGTCCAGCCGGCCCAGGTGCTGATCGAGGCGACGATCTTCGAGGTCCAGCTCAACGACACGCTGCGCCATGGCGTCCGCTGGTACTTCGAGCAAGGAAATCATAGCGCGCTTCTGACCGAAGGCGGCCGGAACCTCGGCGGCGCGGAGGCCGGGTTCAACTACGTCTTCCAGGTCCCGAAGGCCAAGGTCGTGCTGAACGCGCTTGAATCCATGACCAAGCTCGAGGTCATTTCCTCCCCTGCCCTCACCGTCCTCGACAACCAGACCGCGACCCTGAAAGTCGGCGACCAGGTGCCGATCGCGACGCGCTCGGCGCAGGACATCACGAGCCGCAACGCTCCGCTCGTCAACGATATCGAGATGAAGGACACCGGCATCATCCTGTCGGTGACGCCGCGCGTGAACGCCGGCGGGCTGGTTCAGCTCGACATCGCCCAGGAGGTCAGCGACGTCGTGAAGACGACGTCGTCAGGGATCAACTCGCCGACCATCCGCCAGCGCTCGGTCAACAGCTCGGTCGCGGTTCACAGCGGCGCGGAGATCATTTTGGGCGGCCTGATCTCCAGGCGCCGCGAAGAGGGCCGCACCGGCCTTCCCGTGCTCAAGGACATTCCGGTGCTCGGCGAGGCCTTCACCTCCAACGCCCTGCGCGACAACAGCCGCAACGAACTGCTGATCATCATCCGCCCGATCGTGATGGCGAACAAATCCGACGTCTACGCCGTCACCCAGGAGATCAAGGCGCGCATGTCGGGGATCTCCGGGCTGCAGGCCAAGCCCATCCGGACAAAATATTGA
- a CDS encoding GspE/PulE family protein codes for MSHVGLVDWRNACPSEVIDLLIDGLCAARAVSGQTLERGRRASEQSGSRLDQTLNQLGLVPDETLIDAWSSITGLPIATVSEFPLANPAAEALQPSFLRHSRCVPLSIDGGTLLLAIEDPLDHFLPAAVASRTRLNVELRLARSGDIDAWLKSLPDDDRPAEEAHPLVDEALTLDVERLKDRASDAPVVRLVNAIIDRAIESKASDIHLTVARSGSRLRYRIDGILRDAEPPGAGLHASVISRIKIMAGLDIAERRLPQDGRIRATFRGQEIDLRVSTMPHAHGEGAVLRVLDRSAVELRFESLGLSETTVAALRRALSAPHGMILVTGPTGSGKSTTLYAALKEISGPDRNVVTVEDPIEHHVAGVNQIQVARKVGLDFAHALRAVLRQDPDVVMVGEIRDRETAAVATQAALTGHLVLATVHTNTAAGALPRLVDMGVEPFLVASTVRGVLAQRLVRRLCRQCASEAPLDHAMARAIGLDPNGRELGGARRAIGCASCGGSGYDGRIAISEFMTATDRVRDRLLDAGDERSLARAADEDGMVPLREDGFAKVLSGETTLDELVRVTGLS; via the coding sequence ATGTCCCATGTAGGGTTAGTCGATTGGAGAAATGCCTGCCCTTCAGAAGTGATTGATCTCTTAATAGACGGCTTGTGTGCTGCTCGCGCAGTTTCAGGGCAAACGCTCGAGCGCGGACGGCGTGCATCTGAGCAAAGCGGCTCGCGTCTGGATCAGACTCTCAACCAGCTGGGCCTGGTTCCAGACGAGACTCTCATCGATGCATGGAGTTCGATCACAGGGTTGCCAATCGCAACGGTCTCGGAGTTTCCACTCGCAAACCCTGCAGCCGAAGCGCTTCAGCCAAGCTTTCTCCGTCATTCCCGCTGCGTTCCTCTCTCAATCGACGGCGGCACCCTCCTCCTCGCGATCGAGGACCCTCTCGACCATTTCCTCCCAGCGGCGGTCGCCTCGCGCACGCGTCTCAATGTCGAGCTTCGCCTCGCGCGATCCGGCGACATCGACGCCTGGCTTAAATCACTCCCGGACGACGACCGCCCGGCTGAGGAGGCTCACCCCCTTGTCGACGAGGCGCTGACCCTCGACGTCGAGCGGCTGAAGGATCGGGCGAGCGACGCGCCGGTGGTCCGGCTGGTGAACGCGATCATCGACCGGGCGATCGAGAGCAAGGCCTCCGATATCCACCTTACCGTAGCCCGCTCCGGCTCTCGGCTACGCTACCGGATCGACGGCATTCTGCGCGACGCGGAGCCGCCTGGGGCGGGCCTGCACGCCTCGGTGATCTCTCGCATAAAAATCATGGCGGGGCTCGATATCGCCGAGCGGCGGCTGCCGCAGGACGGCCGCATCCGCGCGACCTTTCGGGGGCAGGAGATCGACCTGCGCGTCTCCACCATGCCGCACGCCCATGGCGAGGGCGCGGTGCTGCGGGTGCTGGACCGCTCGGCGGTCGAGCTGCGCTTCGAATCCCTCGGCCTGTCGGAGACCACGGTCGCGGCGCTGCGGCGGGCGCTGTCCGCCCCGCACGGCATGATCCTCGTCACCGGCCCGACCGGCTCGGGCAAGTCCACCACGCTCTACGCCGCGCTGAAGGAGATTTCGGGGCCGGACCGCAACGTCGTGACTGTGGAAGACCCGATCGAACATCATGTTGCGGGGGTCAATCAGATCCAGGTTGCGCGTAAGGTGGGGCTCGACTTCGCGCATGCGTTGCGCGCCGTGCTGAGGCAGGACCCCGACGTGGTGATGGTGGGCGAGATCCGGGACCGGGAGACGGCGGCGGTGGCGACGCAGGCCGCGCTGACCGGCCATCTGGTGCTCGCGACCGTCCACACCAACACGGCCGCCGGCGCGTTGCCGCGGCTCGTCGACATGGGGGTGGAGCCCTTTCTGGTCGCCTCGACCGTGCGCGGCGTGCTGGCGCAGCGGCTGGTGAGACGACTTTGCCGCCAGTGCGCGAGCGAAGCGCCGCTCGACCACGCCATGGCGCGCGCGATCGGCCTCGATCCGAATGGACGAGAGCTTGGCGGCGCCCGCCGGGCGATCGGCTGCGCGTCCTGCGGCGGCTCCGGCTATGACGGCCGGATCGCGATCTCCGAGTTCATGACCGCGACCGATCGCGTGCGCGACCGGTTATTGGACGCAGGCGACGAGAGATCGCTCGCCCGCGCCGCAGACGAGGACGGCATGGTCCCGCTGCGCGAGGATGGATTCGCAAAGGTTCTGTCCGGCGAGACGACGCTCGACGAGCTCGTCCGGGTGACGGGGCTCAGCTGA
- a CDS encoding type II secretion system F family protein — translation MARFRFVGVTSANERQEGVLEAVAVADAAAVLRKRGLFVVRVEPETQRRSLWATLNRDVTLSSPIPRRELVTLTLEWAGLLEAGVSLDEALGLSASNARSKPALKIVRAIREAVKGGSSLNEALRAHPRCFPPVYVALTQAGEAAGELGQALKRLAADLEAGQDFSEKIKGALLYPAFLVVTASGAIVVLLTVVVPNLESLVTESGAETLPFTTKAVIGASHFLKDFGLIGMAAFALVIALVALAARTPATRRKLDRMALRLPVAGELIRSANAGRYLRTLSALVGGGVALPRALPLAAPALSNRALAADVEVAHGKVLVGSALGDALAASRALPDDALALARTGERTGRLSDALGKAASLLETRVRRRLQAIATLIGPMLTVGFGLVAGVIVYAMLSTILGVNELAYQ, via the coding sequence ATGGCGCGCTTCCGGTTCGTTGGCGTCACCTCCGCGAACGAACGCCAGGAAGGCGTTTTGGAGGCTGTCGCCGTCGCCGACGCCGCAGCCGTGCTTCGCAAGCGCGGGCTGTTCGTGGTCCGGGTCGAGCCGGAGACGCAAAGGCGTTCGCTCTGGGCGACGCTCAACCGCGACGTCACTCTGAGTTCGCCGATCCCGCGGCGCGAGCTGGTGACGCTGACGCTGGAATGGGCCGGCCTGTTGGAAGCGGGCGTGTCGCTCGACGAGGCGCTCGGCCTGTCGGCCTCCAATGCGCGCTCGAAGCCGGCGCTGAAAATCGTGCGCGCGATCCGCGAGGCGGTGAAGGGCGGCTCTTCGCTCAACGAGGCGCTGCGCGCGCATCCGCGCTGCTTTCCGCCGGTCTATGTCGCGCTGACGCAGGCGGGAGAGGCGGCGGGCGAGCTTGGCCAGGCGCTCAAGCGGCTCGCGGCCGATCTCGAGGCCGGCCAGGACTTTTCGGAGAAGATCAAGGGCGCGCTGCTCTATCCGGCGTTTCTCGTCGTGACCGCGAGCGGCGCCATCGTCGTGCTGCTCACCGTCGTCGTGCCCAATCTCGAAAGCCTCGTCACGGAAAGCGGCGCCGAGACGCTGCCGTTCACCACCAAGGCGGTGATCGGGGCGAGCCATTTTCTGAAGGATTTTGGGCTGATCGGCATGGCCGCGTTCGCGCTTGTCATCGCGCTCGTCGCACTGGCGGCCCGAACGCCGGCGACGCGCCGCAAGCTGGACCGGATGGCGCTGCGGCTGCCCGTCGCCGGCGAGCTGATCCGCTCGGCCAACGCCGGCCGATATCTCCGAACCCTGTCTGCGCTGGTCGGCGGCGGGGTGGCGCTGCCGCGGGCGCTGCCGCTTGCGGCGCCGGCGCTCTCGAACCGGGCGCTTGCGGCCGACGTCGAGGTCGCGCACGGCAAGGTGCTGGTCGGCTCGGCGCTCGGCGACGCCCTCGCGGCAAGCCGCGCGCTGCCCGACGACGCGCTGGCGCTCGCGCGGACGGGCGAGCGGACCGGGCGGCTGTCGGACGCGCTGGGCAAGGCCGCGAGCCTGCTCGAAACCCGCGTCCGTCGCCGCCTCCAGGCGATCGCGACGCTGATCGGCCCGATGCTGACCGTCGGATTCGGGCTGGTCGCCGGCGTCATCGTCTACGCGATGCTGTCCACCATTTTGGGCGTCAACGAGCTCGCATATCAATGA
- a CDS encoding phage portal protein: MLAAARSAIGRLMRRPARLDGERRFDGAAGGRRLSGVGTFGAVNPEVGAAASMVRSRARYLTRNNQWLANAAANWTAALVGSGIRPTSASAEAVAAFDLWALDADADGRTDFWGIQAVIARALVEDGESFVLLRAEDDGFRALVIPAEQVDESATRDLDGGGHVVQGVEFDASGRRVAYHVLPHRPTAAFASYAPPNRVDAADVLHIMAPIAPGQVRGVSWLAPIILPANELDQLTDALLVGAKVAAMHAAFLVDQNGSGAPFDGEDLSEVSLEPGTVRRLPTGFDIRFNTPQQAQQGSEFIKHSLRGLAAGLGLPSHMLDGDLSGANYSSLRAGLIPFRARVEQVQFSVLVPQLLRPVWARVQLLSDVPEAAAEWLPPAWQQVDPAKALEADVAEIGAGLASRRQKVAERGWSVAELDAEIAADREREAALGLSFGTSAPEPKPEDQNA; the protein is encoded by the coding sequence ATGCTCGCCGCCGCACGCTCCGCAATCGGCCGCCTGATGCGCCGCCCGGCGCGTTTGGATGGCGAGCGCCGTTTCGACGGCGCAGCGGGAGGTCGGCGCTTAAGCGGCGTGGGGACATTCGGCGCGGTTAATCCCGAGGTTGGCGCTGCGGCGTCTATGGTTCGCTCACGGGCGCGATATCTGACCCGAAACAATCAATGGCTCGCGAATGCCGCCGCGAACTGGACGGCCGCCTTGGTCGGCTCCGGCATCCGTCCGACGAGCGCTAGCGCTGAAGCAGTTGCCGCGTTCGACCTATGGGCGCTCGACGCAGACGCGGACGGCCGCACCGACTTTTGGGGCATTCAGGCCGTCATCGCCCGCGCGCTCGTGGAAGATGGCGAGAGCTTCGTCCTACTCCGGGCGGAAGACGACGGATTCCGGGCGCTCGTGATCCCCGCCGAACAGGTGGACGAGTCCGCAACCCGTGACCTCGACGGCGGCGGGCACGTGGTCCAAGGCGTCGAGTTCGACGCCTCCGGCCGCCGCGTCGCCTATCACGTCCTGCCCCATCGCCCGACCGCAGCCTTCGCCAGCTACGCGCCGCCGAATCGCGTGGACGCAGCCGACGTGCTCCACATCATGGCTCCGATCGCCCCGGGGCAGGTTCGTGGCGTGTCGTGGCTTGCGCCGATCATCCTCCCGGCGAACGAACTGGACCAGTTGACCGACGCGCTCTTGGTCGGCGCGAAGGTCGCGGCGATGCACGCTGCGTTCCTTGTGGACCAGAACGGCTCCGGCGCGCCGTTCGACGGTGAAGACCTCTCGGAGGTGTCGCTAGAGCCCGGAACGGTCCGGCGGCTTCCTACGGGCTTCGACATTCGATTCAACACGCCGCAGCAGGCGCAACAAGGCAGCGAGTTCATAAAGCACTCGCTTCGGGGCCTCGCGGCGGGCCTTGGCCTGCCGTCGCACATGCTCGACGGCGACCTCTCCGGGGCGAACTATTCAAGCCTCCGGGCGGGCTTGATCCCGTTCCGCGCCCGCGTCGAGCAAGTCCAATTCAGCGTTCTCGTGCCGCAGCTTCTCCGTCCTGTGTGGGCGCGCGTCCAGCTTCTCTCAGACGTGCCAGAAGCCGCCGCCGAATGGCTTCCGCCCGCATGGCAACAGGTTGATCCGGCCAAGGCGCTGGAGGCCGACGTCGCCGAGATCGGCGCGGGCCTCGCGAGCCGTCGCCAGAAGGTCGCCGAACGCGGCTGGAGCGTCGCGGAACTAGACGCGGAGATTGCCGCCGACCGCGAGCGCGAGGCCGCGCTTGGGCTGAGCTTCGGCACATCCGCCCCGGAACCGAAGCCGGAGGACCAGAATGCTTAA
- a CDS encoding polymorphic toxin type 8 domain-containing protein, which yields MGWLEGEGPVGAAAGAAIGARVGDVVEEFGRSVLRNYSGRSGRQQRLRDLGKDDKIGRADRGWIKQENNSIDRGQRNSIRNPPGKQLAHERGREAAKGYDYNNSNLQGTDLHKLQHSHDNFGRLNKERPMVGE from the coding sequence TTGGGGTGGCTTGAGGGCGAAGGACCAGTCGGTGCCGCGGCGGGGGCGGCGATTGGCGCTAGGGTCGGTGATGTAGTTGAAGAATTTGGTAGAAGTGTTTTACGAAATTATTCGGGACGCTCTGGCCGCCAGCAGAGGCTTAGAGATCTTGGAAAAGATGATAAAATCGGTCGCGCTGATCGCGGCTGGATAAAACAGGAAAATAACTCAATTGATCGAGGACAAAGAAATTCGATCAGAAACCCTCCCGGCAAACAATTGGCACACGAACGAGGAAGAGAAGCGGCCAAGGGTTACGATTACAATAACTCAAATCTACAAGGAACAGATCTTCATAAATTACAGCACAGCCATGACAATTTCGGTAGATTAAATAAAGAGAGGCCCATGGTAGGAGAATGA